The nucleotide window AACCCAAGACTCCCATGCTCCCCAACCCAAGACTTCCCATGCTCCCCAACCCAAGACTGCCCATGCTCCCCAACCCAAGACTGCCCGTGCTCCTCAACCCAAGACTGCCTGTCACAAACACCCAGACCAATGATCTTGGATAGCCTCGCAGTGCAAGTCACTGATTAGGCCAACTCTGCCAAGCATTTCCTGGCAAAGCTTTGCTTCTACTTCTGGTCTGAGATGCATTGTTTGCTTGGTGAAATCCAGAGACATGAGACCCTCCTATGGTAAATGTTGATATTAGAAAAATATCCTAGGTGACCAGCCATATCTATCAAGGTATTATATCCACCACCTGCATGGAGTTTACCAAGTAGGTGGGGTAGGGTTGCTATCTTGTGTGCGTTCAGCTTGAGTTGCCTGGATACCATGTCTTGTGCTCAACAGGGCACATAAATCTAATTGGGCCTCTCTTCACTTCAGCCATAGGAATTCCAAATTAGATCACGTCACCGGGCCATGGGAACAGGCCCCGTGCATTCTAACTCTCTGTGTGGCTTGCCCAAGCTGCCCTCTGCAACCAAAGGCAGGAAGCATTCCAATTAAAAAGATGTCTTAGAGTCTCATCATACATGGCCAGCTTTCAAGACTCCCTCCCTTCTCAGGCCTCCATCTGAGGTTCATCACTTCTAATTGCTGGTAATAGAAAGGAACTGACTGCTGGTTCCCTCTCTGCAGCTAAATTGCGGGCGCACGTTAATAACATCCTCATAGAGTTCCATTTGTGGTCGACCATCAGGGCCCATTAATTCTAAGATATGTTTGGCTTCCATAAACCAAAACAGAGAGGGAATTTGGAAAGATCAGCCTAGAAAGGGGTGTGGCTATACATTCCATGGTAGAGGCAAAACTTGACAGTTGTTACTACTGAGACAACTTAGAATACTACTAAACACCGTggagaaaaagtgtgtgtgtgtgtgtgtgtgtgtgtgtgtgcatgcatgtgtgtgtacatgtgtgtgtgtgcatgtgtgggcatgtCTACCTATGTGTATATTCACTTAGAGGGATCTGTTGTTGCCTATTTCTGCCCTTGGGTAGAGTGGGCAGAGATGgtaagggagtgtgtgtgtgtgtgtgtgtgtgtgtgtacatgcatgtgtgtgtgtgcgtgtgtgtgcatgtgcacctgtgtatgTATTCATCTAGAGGGAACTGTTGTTGCCCATTTCTTCCCTTGGGTAGAATGGGCAGAGATGGTAAGAGAGTatatacatgtgcgtgtgtgtgtgtgtgtgtgtgtgtgtgtgtgtgtgtgtgtacatgcatgtgtgtatatgcatgtgtgtatgcatgcatgtgtgtgcatgtgcacctgtgtgtgtattCACTTAGAGGGATCTGTTGTTACTCGTTTCTGCCCTTGGGTAGAGTGGGCAGAAATGGTAGGAGAGTGGTGGCTGCCACAGCAGATCATTAGCACACTCAGTCACAAAGAGCAGTTGAGGGCAGGCGGAACGGCAGGGAACAGAGGCACCTGGGCTAAAAGAGGAGAGCAGGGCAGTTGAGACAACAGAGTCAGGCTGTGGAAGGCAGAAGGTTGTGAAGACTCAAAGATGGGAGGCAGTAGCCTCCGGTCACCACAAGAGTTCAACACCATCCAGCCTCTAACAAATGCCAGAGAGCCTTGATGCCAGCTGCTGCTGTGAGCTAAGGGTCCCAACATCCAGAGCTTAAGAGATAGGACCTGAACCACTGAATCCTGCGGCTATGAGCCATACATGAGGGTGGCACCACTGTCCGGGCCCAGGGCACTAAGCCTCTCGACCTGAGCCTCTGAGGCTTGGGCCTACATGCCCAGTCATGGTAACGCAGATCCAGGACTCAGAGCTAAACGCCTCTGGGTCTGTTAGTCCAGCCCACATTTGGGACGAAGAGACCCAGAACTGCCACTGCCACCATTTGCTTACTTGCAATTTAATCCAACGGAAACAAAGGAGCCCAGACTGTAACAGAAGGGAAAGTCCACTCACCCCTGTACATTTTTTGTAATTTCTTACGAACCTATGATTATTTCCTAACATAAGATTAAAGGCAAAAAAGAACAAGTTTCCTGGAACCCACTTTGTAGCTTCACGGAGGTGGTGGGGACCGGTACTTACACCGTTCTTCATACCCACCTTTCTGATCTCACCAGAAAGATGGGTCTACCCAGAGCCACTTCGGGAATCTAATTATGACTGCATGCTCCTCTCGGCTCCCTTCTAACCATTCACAAGCCAGTTCACTGTGCCTCCCCTCCAGAGACAGCTGCTCAGAATGTCGAGTATGGTGGCAGCTTGCagtttctccctgtctcccacaCACAGAATTCCCCACCCCAAGTTGTCACAACACCTAGCTGGAACATGGATGAGGAGGAAATGATCCCCTCAAGCCAGTGATCCCCTCAAGACTTCTGGTCAGCAGTAAAGCCCAGGGCATGCACACCCAAGTTCACAGGTGAAGAACCACAAGCCAACATTTTCTTTCACCTCATCCAAAGTATCTTACTATTAGACAAAGAACCAAGCCAccacaccactgccaccaccacaccactgccaccaccacaccactgccaccaccacaccactgccaccaccacaccactgccaccaccacaccactgccaccaccacaccactgccaccaccacaccactgccaccaccacaccactgccaccaccacaccactgccaccaccacaccactgccaccaccacaccactgccaccaccacaccactgccaccaccacaccactgccaccaccacaccactgccaccacaccactgccaccaccacaccactgccaccaccacaccactgacaccacaccactgccaccaccacaccACTGACAACCACACTGCCAGGACTGAACAAAGAGCACTAAACCAGCAGAAAATCTTTTTGCGTTGTAACGCCAGGATAATTTCTCATCCCTCTAAACTGTCCCCACGCCCAGAGAAAAGTCTGACAGGACTGGTTTGAGTCCAACAAGCAGATTCAGGTTTTCAAACAAATGGCCGAGCAGTCACTCAGTTTCCTGAGAATCTAAGTGGACGCTGCACACCACTGAGCAAGAGGAGGCTCTGCACCTCGAGGTGGGACTGAGTCAGGACTTCGAAGCAGAACAGTGAGGTGTGTGTACTCCAATCCTGCTCCATCATGCTTGTGCCAGACGTCCTGCTCGAGATACCATTCcccacagagaaagaaaatcttaaagacgtttttaaaaagaagaacccTCCAATTCCCACCGCTCCACTCTTAGCGCCTTCAGTGAGTACAGTAAAGACAAGTGAAGGGTAGATAATCAGGAGGACCATCCTGAGGGGCCTCTCCTAATACCCAACtcccaggaaagaaagaagcagaaaccagttTTCACTGCCTCCTGAACACAGTGcccaagaggaaaggagagagaattcATTGTTGTTTGTCTTAAGTATGACACGGCCAGACTGTCTGATCCCTGGGCAGCTGGGGGTGTTGAGGGAGAcacaggagacacagagagagccgATCCATCCTGTctccatgttttgttttatttggtttggtttggttttttagcAGAAAGAGCATGCGTGTTGGCAGAACATTTCCAAATCAAACTCAAGACTTAGGCTCCAAGCTGGTAATTGGGTAACAGTAAGACCGTCAGGTCCGCAGCTGGATAGAGATAAAAGAAGCAGGTGAGAGATGTTGTTCTTTTGGAGAAGGCAACAGACTTCAGGGGCTGAGCGTGTGGGAGGACGCACCTCTATCTTTAATACAGACCCATACTACTGAAACGGGCCCTCAGATGGCTACACTTATCCTGACCCTAAGCCGATAAATTCTCATTTCAAAGGTGACTCATAGGATGTCGTCTCCGGAAAGAAATTCACTCGGAAACGTGAGCCAATCATAAACAAAGGGCCCAGCTGGCACTTGAATTGGTCGGCACCTCAAATGGGACATAGGCTTTCGTCAGAGTATCAAAGGGCTTTAAAGCAAGCAGCCCACCTTGAAGTGGCGGTGGATATGACCTGAATCCCAGGCGGGTGTCAGAGACTGGGCCCACAGCAGCAGGAGGGCAAGTCTTCCAGAAAGCTCAGCACAGGCCTCTCTCTCAAACTTCAGccacaaagaaggaaaacagaggcATCTCTCCATTGCTGAAATAGAAGTTTCTGGTCCTCGGGCTTCTGAAAGTACGCTGcacagagaggtgggggaggggcagagggagagacgggaagagacaaagacagcGAATTTCTGCAGTGCAAACACTGGCTTTAGGGGGCACAGCGGGTGGGAGGATGGGCAGGAGCAAGCTGCAGGCCATGGGTGGGAGTCAGGGCTCTACCTGCTGctctccatctctccacctcATCACTGGGAATAAAAACCAGGTAACCTCACTGCCTCCGGAAGCCGCTACACAAAGCTAGCTTTCACTGTGGCTCttaaaacacagaaaggaaagctTCAACTCAGCCTACCCTTTggtccttgttttgttttacaaaggCTTGTGGAATTTACATCCTAATCTTAcgtggtttttttgtttctttcttgctcTTGTTTTAAGAGCTCATCTGGCTTacgtagcctaggttggccttgaactctcaatcctcctgcttcagcctcttgagaGATGGACCGTGCACCTTGAGACTGCTAAGGAGCACCTGCTGCTCCTCCCAGCACCGAGGTCACGTGGTTCACAACCTACGGCTCCCGCTCCAGCAGACCTGAGGCCTCTGACCATCACAGGCCCCTGCGGCCCACTCACtcacaagcagacacacacacacacacctatttaaaaataataaaaatatttaggtgTGCCTTTCTACCAAGCCTCTAACCATTTTCCATGTGCCCCTCTGTAGTGTTGGGTACGTGCCATTCCTGTACGGCCATTGACACACTCCGTATCCAGGGCCCTTCTTGTTTTGCCAAACTGAAATTATGATCCATCAAAGagcacacacctcacacacccacccacaacACCCAGACCCCATCATAAAACCCAAGCACCCACACCCAGCACACAAATCTCACATGTACCCTAACACTCATAACACACACCCCAATTTATGTGGACCCCACAACTCTCCAATCCCCTATATTCACTCGACCCAACTCTCCCACCCCAACATGCTCTCACATAAGTTCATATGTGCCTGATACCCCGACTCTTCGCAGCACCCCAGCTCCTAAACACTTCAACTCTCACACACGCCAGCTCCCATAACCCAGCTGTCACATGACAACATGCCAGCTCACATAACCCAGCTGTCACATGACAACATGCCAGCTCACATAACCCCACTGTCACATGACAACATGCCAGCTCACATAACCCAGCTGTCACATGACAACATGCCAGCTCACATAACCCCACTGTCACATGACAACATGCCAGCTCACATAACCCCACTGTCACATGACAACATGCCAGTTCACATAACCCCACTGTCACATGACAACATGCCAGCTCACATAACCCCACTGTCACATGACAACATGCCAGCTCACATAACCCCACTGTCACATGACAACATGCCAGTTCACATAACCCCACTGTCACATGACAACATGCCAGTTCACATAACCCCACTGTCACATGACAACATGCCAGCTCACATAACCCCACTGTCACATGACAACATGCCAGCTCACACACACTCCAAGATGCTCCTACCATGTCTGAGGACTCCTTTACAGAACAGCTCCCCTGCCTCACACAAGTACTCACCACCACTCCCCAGTCTCCAGGAATGACCATCATCCCATTCCTGTTCCCTACCTCTCTGTGCTCTTGAAAATAGAATGCTTCCTGACTCTGCCATGTAAGCAAGGGAAGCTCTAAGCCTTCTGAACAGGAAGCCTGTTTTTCCCTTAGACGTGGGAAACAGGGTGGGAACATCTCAAAACTCATCCGGCATCATAAAATGTAATGCTTACTCTAAATCCCGctttcactgggggggggggtcccatTTTTTACTACAACATGTTCACTTTGCATTCAAAAAGAAGAATCTGCTTAAAACATATTTAGGCATCCTAAATCAGATCATCCTGTCATGACCCAAGTTCTTGAATAATAAAGGGGACAGAGAGAATATGAAGGGAGGGAAGTGTGTCTACAGGATGCCTGCAGCCTGGAGGAAGCCATCTATATGGCTGGTGCTCTTGGAATAGTTGAAGGAGTAAAGAGTGAGGgacaagaacagaaagaggaacgGAAAGAGCAAGGGTCTTATCAGGTGCCCATGTGCCGTGACTCAGTCAGGACAAGCTCAAGGCAGGAAGACACTAGAAAAACCTGGTGTGGGTGACTCCAGTGGACCTCGCCTCCTGGCTTTCCTCAAAGTAAAGAATGAGGAGGAAACCTGCAAGCAGAAGACGCTAAGACCCAGCTTCCTCTGACTCCAGGGGCAAATGAAGTCTACCTTCTGTCAGCACTGACCAGATAGGAGGACCACAGCAGGGAGGACTACACAGGTGCCGGGTAACCAATGGGACAGATTCACCTTCATCGCCTGTCCTGAGTGCATGCAGTAAGCACAGGAGGAAACTGGCCCCAGATCAGAGAAGAGTCCTTAGGCCCAGGTCATATATACATGGACAAGCTCCACCAAGCCTGTGAGAGgttacaaaccacacacacaaggagcacaaaacaaaacagaccagCCTTCAAAGACCATCATGCTTCTCAGCAGCCTAGGAGGAAGGAAATCTGCAGACCAGTCATTACAGGCTTCTCCTGGAGAAAGCCAATCAGTGACAACTCAGTAGATCATCCCTCCACTACCTCAACCAAACATGGCTTCTTCCGTGGCAGGCCTGCGGTTCTGCACTGGTGTGGGCAAGTGCAACTCCACCAGCTTCCAGCTCTGCTTCCTAGCTTTCGTGAACTTGAGGCCATAGACTGAAAACCACGTACCACAAACCAAAGCTTACCTACACGGTGCTTGAGGCTGTTGACCTCCCTCCTGAAGGAAAGGTTGTTATCAACTTTCATTAGGGAAGTCTAGCAACTGGGCTGGGGAGATATCTCAGTccgtaaagtgcttgccacacaagtatGAAAACCTAAGTTCAACTCTCACAACCCAGATAAAAGTCCAGAAGTGATGGTGTacaactgtaatcccagaactggggaggctgagacagtaGGACCTCTGGGACTCGCCAGACAGCTAGTCTAGCCAAAGATGTGAGTTCTAAGCCTACCAGAGACAGTTATAAAAGTAAGATGTGCAACACCTGGCAAATAGCGCCCAAAGTTGGTCTCTAGCCTGTATAGGCACttgtgcacacacccatgcatacacaccacatacccatatcacacacacacacacacacacacacacacacacacacacacacacacacagagagagagagagagagagagagagagagtatagcAACTACAGAAATACTGACAAGCAACAAGCACCCTACTCCCCTCttccagccatctctccacagCAACCAAGACCAGGGAAGAGTCATTAAAGTCCACAAACAAAATTGTGTCAGCACCGAGGGTTTTGTGGTGCTGGATGAGGTCCCTGGAGTTTCTGCTGTTCTGCTGGGCTACTCCCTCCCAATGTGGCTGTGGTTTGGTCCTCAAGCAAGttgaaagagaagcaaatactcTTCCTCCCAGGGTTCATTTGCCTGCCTGCCCTCTGCACCAGCCTGTGAACGCCAGAAGTAGAAGAGAAAGCCACAGCGCAGCTACCCCGACCACAGAGCCTCAGCTACTGGAAGCCAAAACTGCAACAGAGTTGCCCAACCAAAAGAACAATGAGGAATTTGATTTCAAAGAGCCAGCCTCTCAACCACTGGCCTTTTTGAAGTGGGAGATGTCAGAATTAGGGATATGTGATCAGTAACTCAAACCACCATAAAACCTCAACAGTGCCAACATCAACGATTATAGTGTGTTTATCATCTGCTCTGACTGTCAGATTCCGTAGTCACaccatgtgtaccatgtgtaatCAAAAGGGTCCAAAGCTTACAATTTGGCTGTTTGGTCATGCGAGGCACACATTCTGGGTGCTGCCTTGACGTGTGTGGCCAGCGGGTGTCATGTAGGAAACAGAAGATCTAGAAACTCTGCCATCACAGACAGCTCCCCTTGTAAACCAGGATGGCTGATTCCCAGGTGTTTGCTCCCTGGCCCTGGCCTTTGGCTACAAAATGTGTGGTCTCGGTTGTCGATTTGTCTGGATTTTAGAAATGTCTAAGAGTGGCGAAGCATCTATGTAGGAGTGTTTCCACAGAAAACTGTCCGGAGGAACAGTGGTGAGGAACTCAAATGTGAGTAGCACTATTCCGTGGACTGAGGAACAGAGGGATGGGGAACGGCAGGAGGGAGCCACCTCTGAGTATGCACATGGCTCCTGCCCTCGTCCTCTAAGGTCAGGCTGCAACAGTATCAGACTTCTAGTGGGGACACCAGGATCAAGGGATCAGTCAGTGTTTTGGCCCCAGACTGGACTAGGACTACTGCAGTGGCCTGTTTATTTAACTGGATAGCTAAAGGGCTGTGGGTCTTTGTGGTACACGGATGTCCACTTTGAGGTTGTATAAGTCAAGCTAATAAATCCTATTATATATTAGATATCATGCTGTATTAACACATGTGTTCGTTGATTCTATGTTCCTAAGCTACCTGTAGATAACAGTAGATACAAGGTTGTGCTTTCCCACCTGTGGGATTACATCCACAAATCGGATTGGCTCAGAACCTAAAACATGGAGCTAGAGTATATACTGACAGGTTATTTTCTTGTCATGATTTCCAAAACACttattctagtttcatttctgttgctacgGTAAAATATCCTGATggaaagcaacttaagagagaatGGGGTTACTTGACTTACAATTCCACATTACAGCCTATCTCTGAAGGGAAGTGAGGCAGAACTCAAACAGCTACTCACATCACATCCAAAggcaagagaggagagagaaatgaatgcaggCCTATCTGCTTGCTTGATCTCAACTAACCTTCCCCTCCCCGGAACTGTTTAGGACCCTCTGcttagggaatggtaccacccacaatggactgtaTCTTCCTACAGCAGTTAACAAAGTCAATCCCCGGCTGACATGCCCATAGGCCAACCTGACCTAAATCATTCTTCAAAGGGCTCTctccccaggtgattctaggttgtgtgcagttgacagttaaaactaaccagcacaaggATACAATGTAACAACTTTCACATGGAATTGACATTAACTTGAGTCCTACAAAAGGTATACAAAAGACATATATGGAAAAGAGTCTGGAAAGTCAACAGATTTTGGTAATCATTGGTGTGTCTTGGTGCCAATACTCCTCAGGTATAGAGAAACTAATGAgctaagaaaaggagagagaatccACATTCCTGCAATACCAGTGCTTAGGGGGGCTAAGAAAGGGAAATCATGAGTTTGAAGCTGCTCCACTCagcagagggaaagggggataaaATAGAAGGCTCTGAAGAGGCTCCACTGCCTGAGTCATTGTGTGGTGCTCTGAGGACCTGTCTATAGGTTTACACAAACACTAAACACCAGGCTGATCTGTTACGAGACCCTGAGGCCACGACGATCAGTGTCATTCCACAAGGGGTGGCTGACACCGTGATGATAATTATCACAGCGTTCAATTGGGTGACAGCAATGTCCTTTGGCAGAAGCTGCCCAATGGCCTTGAGCTCTCTTTGGTCATCCATTTACTGAGGGGACCTTCTTAGATGTCCCTGAAAGGGAACAAGCAAACATTCCGCTTCCACTTCAAGCATACCTAGCTATATTGATTTATCGGACCTTTCCTCTCTGTAAATGTTCATAACTGTTACAGTGTGGATCGCAAGTGCTCCCCCAAAGGCAGTGTCTTATGCCTTTGTCCACTGTTGGAACTATGGGAGGGTGGGGACATTGGGAGGAAGTAGGTTACTGTAGACATGACATAGAAATGTATGTTGGGACACAGactcctttctctttgtctcttggcCACGGCAAAGAGAACTGCTTGGCTCTGCATATGGTTCTGCCTCACCATTGGCCCAGAAACCacagtcacatgaccacagactgAGACAAACCTTTCCTCCTTTTAGGTGTCTgcttcaggtattttgtcacagcgatCAAAAGCTGATCAACAACCAGATTTGGGGGAAGGGGTTATACTTCTTAGCACAAGCATTTGTCCCAGCACCGGCCTAACTCTGGATTCCAGTTGTGGAACTAGAGATTGTCTCAGTCAAGGTTCATCATATGAAAAATACTACAAATTAATTTGTGCTGCCTTAGTCACAAAAGGAACTTGGTAAGAAGGTTACCGTTGTCCCTGGTGGAAGGCACGGATGAGGAGACTGGAGGACCTGGGACCTCACAGTTTCTCCGCCCCtcgtgtctgtgcctgtgtctaaCTGTCTGATTCTCCCAGATCTTCAGAACATTGTTCCCTGCTTCCACATTCACAGAGCAAGAGAGCAGTGTCCTCGCAGCATCCCAGAAACATGAGGTCATTCCCAAGCCCCTTAAACTCAGAATCCCTGAGACCCAGCTCCTAAAGGTCCAAACGACCATGGGGGAGAGTTGACCACATTTGTGTAAGATGTCCACAGAAGCCACAGTGTGtaagacagcaggaagagacaggtTCAGGGGAAGGAATCATGCTGTGGACAGTGATATGAAACCAAAAGGGTAAGGGCAAagtgtaactttaaaaaaataaaagggccaTCTTGCATCTAACCCAAAATATAATTGAGTGTCTGCAAAATGAAAACACACTGATATTAATCTCCGGGTTGAGGAGGTCCCTCAGATGAGCCTACTTGTCTGTTTCCAAACTCCACGGGCACCTGCGTATGACATGCTCACCCTAAGGCTGAACCTCCCACTACCGTGTTCCATGTGTTCTAAAGCAGAAAGTTCTAGCAGCCACACTTCTCACAGTATCCGTGACAGGCTGAGGTCCATCTTATGCCTATATTTCTGGATATGTGTTGTTTCCCTACAAAAAAGTAAACTAATCTGTGGAAACCATGGCCATTTCCCACAGTTTTAAGTTAGTGTTTCTGTACCCGCCTCTATTTTAAGACTTCTCCAGGGAGTGAACCTAGCCAGGGGCTTCCTGCACACTAGGCTAGGACTCGGCCCCTAGCACATCAAGCCCTTCAGATGAAGTTGACTTCGTTATGAGTTGCTTCTCTGCATATTTGGTTTTTCAAACATTAAATATTGACATTCTTGAAGGAgatggaaacaaaacaataaaagtcaAATTACCgtctttatactttttgtcaccCCCAGTGAAAACACTCTGACAGTGTGTACAGTTTATAAAAAGAGGGGGTACACTGTGCAGTCCTCAGGAGGCAGCCCTTAAAGAAGAGCCTGGGAAGGAGACCTGGAGAAGCTGGACAAGGTTCCAAGGCGCCAGGGAACTTGAGACTCCAGCACAGCCAGAGACCAGACAGCGGCAGACAGTGCCCTCTTTccactccccaaccccaggccaGGGCAGATGGCAAGTCTTCAAGCCCACAGGACTTGGCACTCCTGACGTCAAGTCCAGCTCTGGCTTCACATATCTAACGTGAGAAACTAGAAAGTCACTAACTGGCTTTGCTTTTGCTATGTGACAGCTTCCGTGGGGCGATTTGCCTGCCAAGAGGGATGTGACACCAAATTCATGTGGTGCCATAATGGATACCTGAGTCAAGTCCACTATGCTCACATGCCAGACCCAAATGCCAAAGCAACAGACACTCAGCTGAGGGATCCAGCCTGAAAAGGTCAAGAAGTCTCATAAGAAGATCAACAGTgtaaactaacctggaccccaggagctcccagagactaagccaccaaccagagagcataccctagcacatatgtagcagaaaactgccttgtctggcctccgtGGAAAGGAGGcacctaatcctatagagacttgatgcccaggggagagagagggagagccaccctctcagaggtgaaggggagagagaatggggtgaagaactctgggtgAGGGGACTTGGAGGAGgccaacatttggaatgtaaataaataaaatattaattttaaaaagcctcAATGTGCTGATATCATTTTAAAGAGGAGTATGGGGGGTGGGCAGTGCTTCTAACGGTTAACTGAAGAGATGCTACGGAGAAAGATAAGGAGCAAGCAGGACATGGGCAGGAGCAAGGATGAAGAAAAATGACCACACTGGAGAGGCTCCTGGCCCTGCATGTGTGACACACGGCATCCCCCAGAGCAGTACTGTCTGAGAGACTGTCACCCCAGCCAGACATGAAAGCCCTGGAACTTCAAAAGGTCAAATAACCCACCCAAGGCCATCCGTCTGCTCTAAGGGGAACTGAAATCCAAACTAGGTTCAATTCACCTCAGTCTCTCCCacatcttcatgctcccagggcCTGCAGTTCCAAAGGCAATTGGGAACTTACAGCTTGCAAGCATTTTGTGGGGATGGGTGCATGGTTTTGAGCATGCCTGTAAACACACGCAtgccaagggagggagggaggtgccAAAGGTCAGCTGCGGGCgtcagttctcaccttccaccttgtttgaaaCAGTATCTCCTGCTAGCAGCTGACTATCCAGGCGATATGGAAGTCCATGAGCCCCACCCCTATCTTGCTATGGTGCTATTACAGGCTCATCACTATACCCTGCTTTACCTGGGCTCTGAGTATCCAAAGTCGGATCCTCAAACACGCACAGCAagtacttaaccactgagccacctccccagccctctgAACTAGGAGAAAACACCTCAAGTTAACAGGAGCTCACTTCAGGAAGGCGTGAGCAGCAGCTTCTCAGGCTGACACTGTTAGCCTCTCTGGTTAAAACTGCACCTTCCACAACCTCCTCTCCAGAGAGCCCAAGTCTTCGGGCCTGGGGTGAGGCCCCAGGGTCCCAGCTTAACAGACACCAGTTCTGGGACAGCTCTTCAGAAACTCTGGTGGGAAACAAGGGCACGGACAGTGGCGGGGTGTGGAGAGGAACCGGAAGAAGTTTAGGTTGTAacatggatggacagacggaggCTGGAATGAAAGATCCTGGCTAACTGCTCCACCCACTTCTCTGCTTTTGCAGAGGCCTTGTCTCAGGAAGAGAACATTCTGGAATCGCTGAGCAAACATAGAGGGAAACGGGAGGAGTCTCCAGCATCACCAAGTGCCAAAGTACCAAACCTAAGCCAAGGCTTAAAGTAATCATGAATGCTTGATCTAAGGTTATAGATGAATAAGGAATGAAAATAAGGGAAGGAACATACCGAGTCGATGTTATTGACTTACACGATGAGAGGAATGCCAGAGCTATTATTCAGATGTCAAAATAACTCCAAGAAGAGTACAAGGCTGTTTTGATAATTTGAAACCCAATACCTGCCCGCTTTGAGACAGGGCTCTCAGACACCCAGCCTCCGTAAATCCCGCTGCACCGCTCTGAGCAGGTCACATTTCGTCTTCCAAGGTTATACCGTGTTAAATTATATGCAATTTCAAAAAGAGCAAACCCTTGTCCTGCACTAGAGTCCCTCCTCTTAAAAGCATGCTTTGGATCAAATTAATTTATAGCCCGAGGGGATTTGGGGAGAGAGAAAGCTCAAAATTCCAAGTGAAAATAGCCCAGAATCCGGTTGCTTCTTAAATATCAGGAGATGTTGTCTGGGGGCTGGGAAGG belongs to Rattus norvegicus strain BN/NHsdMcwi chromosome 11, GRCr8, whole genome shotgun sequence and includes:
- the RGD1562683 gene encoding uncharacterized protein LOC360700 isoform X1 — protein: MRGLQLGCISMVGERREDTEKAATLSKPLMKADWSHRLELPADCVLSEARGPETSISAMERCLCFPSLWLKFEREACAELSGRLALLLLWAQSLTPAWDSGHIHRHFKVGCLL
- the RGD1562683 gene encoding uncharacterized protein LOC360700, translating into MVGERREDTEKAATLSKPLMKADWSHRLELPADCVLSEARGPETSISAMERCLCFPSLWLKFEREACAELSGRLALLLLWAQSLTPAWDSGHIHRHFKLRT